GAGGTCGACGTGCAGGAACGGCACCTGAGCGCCGCCCGGCCGCAGCCCGACCTCCAGGAACACCAGCTCGCCCCCCGGCCGCCGGATCGCCTCCAGGTGGAACGCGCCGTCGCGCAGCCCGAGCGCCCGCAGACAGTGGTCGGCGAACGTGGTGAGCTCGTCGCGCTCGGGGCCGGGGTCGAGCAGGACCGAGCCGAGCGGGCGGCCGTGCGCGTAGTCCAGACAGGTGTGGACGTACTGGGAAGCGGTGACGAAGTGGAGGCGGCCGGAGCGGCGGACGCCGTCGACGTGGAAGATGTCCCCGTCGACGTACTCCTCGCACTCGTACGCCTCGGGGTCGACGCCCTCGAGCGCGTCGCGCAGTTCGTCGGTGCTGTGGACGACCGTGACTCCCTGGGAGCCCGCCGCCGCGCGCGGCTTGAGGACCAGGGGCGGACCGCCGAGGGCGTCGACGACCGCTTCCGCCGAGGGCGCGTCGTCGAGCCGCCGGAACCGGGGAACCCGCAGTCCGGCCGCGCCCACCGCGCTCTTCATGGCCGGCTTGTCCTTGAACCGCTCGACGAGGTCGACACCGTAGCCGCCGGGGACGCCGAGCGCGGCCGAGAGCCGGGCGGCGGTCAGGACGTCGTACTCGGACTGGCCGAAGACCGCCTCGGGCGTACCGTGCCGGTCCGCGATCTCCCGTACGAGGGGCAGCAGGTCGTCGTGGGCCAGGCTGTCGCGCACATGGACCTCGGTCGCCCCGTCCCGGTCGAGCGCGGGCAGCCCGCCGGGCGTGGTGAGGTACACCGTCCGGCATGGATGGCCGTCGAGGAAGCGGTGGTATTCGCCGAACTCGTCGCCGGAGCGGTTGAGGACGACGTACAGCGGGGTGGTCCGGTCGGTCACGTGTCCGCTCCCGGTCGCAGGGTGCCGGGCAGGCAGGCGTCCAGATCGGCGGCGCTCACCCGGCCGAAGCCGGGCGCGGGCCGGTCCCGCAGGGCCGGGGTCCTGGCGAGGAAGGCCCTCGCGCGAGGCTCTCCGGTGCCCCCGAGGCGCTGCCAGAGGAGCTCGGCGAGGTCCGGCATCACCGGGAACGCCAGCAGGGACAAGCCCTTGAGCCACCAGTAGGCGCCGTCCTCGGCCGCGTGGGCGACCGCGTCGTCGGCACACCAGCGGTCGAGTGCCGCGACCGCGCGCCGGGTCGACACACGGGCGCCGTCGAGCGCCGCGGACTGCTCGGCGAGCAGGGATTCCAGGAGGTCGGCGACGGCCGGGGCGGGCGCCTGCGGTGGCCCGTCCGGCAGCCGGCTCCAGGCGGCGTCGATCCGCTTGCCGAGGCCGTCGGCGAGCGTGGTGTTCGCGGTCCGGAGGAAGTCGGCCGTCTCGAAGCTCGCCGCCCCGGACTCCAGATCGGCCCCGGCCAGGTGGTACCGGACGGTGTCCACGCCGATGGCGGGCGAGGCGGCGATGTCCGCCGCCCAGATGGCGTGCTGGGCGCTGGTGGAGAACTTCCGCCCGGCCAGCCGGTAGAAGTTGTTGATCAGGCACCGGTCGTACGGCTTCATGGCGCCGTGCAGCAGGCTGGTGCCGACGATCGAGACCAGGGTGGGGATCACGTTGTCGATCCCCAGGGTGGTGATGGTGGTGACCTGGGAGTCCGGGTCGAAGGCGTTCACGCCGGTACCGGACAGCCGGCCGTGGACGGCGCCGGCGAGGCGGGCGAACATGAAGATCCCGGCGTACGGGAAGAGGGCGCGCGGGACGTCCGGCTCGGATCCGGGCAGCGGAACTCCCCACGTCTGCGGGGCGCTCAGCCGTACGGTCAGGCCGTCGCGCTCCAGGAAGCGCGCCACGGTCGCCCGGTAGCGGTCGGCGACGCCCAGGTCCGCGAGGGTGGTGTCCAGGAGGTCGCGGTCGGGCAGCCGCAGGAAGAGGCTGGAGATCTCGCGCCAGGTCAGCGGCCCCTCGTCGAGCAGGGGGCGCGGCTCGACGACCGACTCGGGCAGGAAGTGCGCGCTGCACTCCTCGCAGAAGTAACTCGCGATGCCCGCACCGCACTCGGGGCAGCTGCCCTGGAGCCAGCCGCCCACCACCCAGCGGTCCGACGCCGCGCAGTGGGGCACGCGCTCGGTACGCGTCAGCACCGCGCCCCGGGCCGTCAGCCGCTCGATCGAGTCGGCCACCTCCTGCTCGAACTGCTCCCGCCAGGGCTGCTGGTCGGGGACGATGAAAGCGTCGACGCCGATGCGCATCGCGGCCAGGTCGTCCTGGATGCGCCGACCGTAGCGGGCGGCGACCTCGCCGGGCGTGGAGTCCTCGGCGTGCGCCTTGAGCGTCACGTACGACTCGTACACATCGCTGCCGGTGATCACCAACGGCAGGTCGCCCCGGACCCGCAGATGCCGCGCGATCATGTCCGACCACAGGAAGGGGCCGCCGATGTGGCCGAGGTGCAGGGGGCCGTTGGGCGTGGCCTCGGGCGGCACCAGGAGGTAGTGCCGGGGGGTGTGGGTCTCCCCGGTCAGCAGGCTCATGTTCGCGTTCTCCTGTCGAGCAGGTCCAGTGCGTCCTCGGCCATGGCCGGGGCGAGTCGGTAGCCGGATCCGGAACCGCCGATGGCCATGACGACGTCGTCGTCGCCGGCCGTGTCCACGATCGGCACATGGCCGGCGGTGAAGCAGTCGCTGAAGACCCGGCCGCCGAGCAGGTGCGGCAGGAAGCCCGGTACGTGCCGGGCGAGCAGGGCCCGGGCGACTTCCCGGTCGCGGGGGTCGATGGCGAGTGGTTCGTCGGGGCCGCGGTCCCAGTCGGGCGAGGTGATGCTGAGGATCCAGTGGCCGCCGCCGTGGTGGGGCAGCAGGAAGGCGTCGGCGTCCTCCAGGACCAGTGCCGGGGCGCCCGGCGGGGGCGCCGTCATGAGGTGGAACGCCACCACCTTCTTCACCCGGGCCCCGCGCGCGCGGGCCGCCGCCGCCACCGGGCCGTCGAGGACCCAGGGGCCGGGCGCGAGGACCGCCTTGGCGGCGGTGAGCCGGCTGCCGTCGGCGGCGACCAGCTCGACGCACCCGCCCGTACGCCGTACCCGGGTCACCCGGAATCCCTCCAGGAGGGTGTTGGCCGGGCGGCCGAGGACCTCGTCGAGCAGCCGGTCGGTGAGCCACTGCGGCCGGCCCATGGTCATGGGGCCGCTCGCCAGCAGGACTTGGTCGCCGCCGTGGGCGAACCCGGGGAACGTCCGCTCGAGCAGGGATCGCTCCTCCCCGCTGACCGGGCGCGTACGGCCGCCGTCGGCCATGGTCGCGTCGAGCGCGGCCGTGTTCTCGCGCGCCACCAGCCAGCGGACGTCGACCGGCGCGCGTCCGGCGTCGCCGAGTCCGGCGGCGAGCTCGTCGAAGAGCGCGGTGCTGCGGGCGGCCAGCGCACGCTGGGCCGGGTTGTGCCCCGTGGGCGTGTCGAATCCGGCCGACAGACGGGTCGCGCCCGTCCCCCGTCCGGCGTGCGTGATCACGGCGACGCGCCGGCCCGGGTCCCGGCGCACGGCGTAGTACGCGGTGAGGGCGCCGACCACGCCCGCACCGACGACGGCGAGGTCGTAGTGGGGCGCCTCACCGGTCCCGGTGATGCGCTCACTCATGGGGCGCCGACCACCAGAAGGAGTAGACGACCAGTTCCTCGCCCTGGTCGGCGAAGATCTCGTGGACGGCCTGTGAGGCGAAGCCCACCAGGGAGCCGGGCCCGACGAGCGACCGCTCGCCGTCCACCTCCAGGGTGCCGGAGCCGGCGTGGACCACCCAGATCTCCTGGACCGCGTGCTGGTCCGGCGAGCTGCTCCCGCCCGCCGGCACGGTGAAGCGGGCCGCCTCGAACGGCACGTGGGGGAAGACCGAACGGGCGAAGTCCGCCTCGGCGACGGTCACTCCGTCGGGTTCCTCCTCGGTCGGGCCGAAGGGAACCAGGGCGCCGACCGCCTCCGCCTGGAACTGCGCCACCTGACGCGCGGTCATACCGGATACCTCGTCTCACCGAGCATGCTGTTGAGGATGACCGCGCTGCGCCACGCGAGCAGGCTGAGATTGGGATCGGCGACGCCCCAGGCGTGCCGGGCGCCGTTCTGGAGGTAGATCCGGTTCTCCGCGGGCCCGTCCCAGGCGACCGAGAAGTCGTCGCCCACGACGAGCATCCCGCCGTCCCGCCGCAGTCGCGCGTCCAGCGGCGCCATGAAGTCCGGCAGCGCGTAGGCGTATCCGGTGCTCAGGATCACGAGGTCGGCCGCGAGCACGGCGGGTGCCTCCGGGCCGGAGGACTCGACGACGAGCTTGAAGTCGCCGGGGCCGCCCTCGACCGCGGTGACCGCGCAGTCCGCCATGAAGCGCAGCCGGCCGGGGTTGTCCTCGATGAACTCGTCGCGGTAGCTCAACCGGTAGATGTCCTGCAGGACTTGGAGGTCGATGCCGTCGCTGGTGTACTTCTGCCGCTCCAGGAGCCGGGACTTGTGGTCGGCGGGCAGCGCGT
Above is a genomic segment from Streptomyces collinus Tu 365 containing:
- a CDS encoding ATP-grasp domain-containing protein, with amino-acid sequence MTDRTTPLYVVLNRSGDEFGEYHRFLDGHPCRTVYLTTPGGLPALDRDGATEVHVRDSLAHDDLLPLVREIADRHGTPEAVFGQSEYDVLTAARLSAALGVPGGYGVDLVERFKDKPAMKSAVGAAGLRVPRFRRLDDAPSAEAVVDALGGPPLVLKPRAAAGSQGVTVVHSTDELRDALEGVDPEAYECEEYVDGDIFHVDGVRRSGRLHFVTASQYVHTCLDYAHGRPLGSVLLDPGPERDELTTFADHCLRALGLRDGAFHLEAIRRPGGELVFLEVGLRPGGAQVPFLHVDLYGIDLFAEAFRAALDLPPLWQPSEPVGPRAGGWLIYPVPRELPGRVVARTSLLSAVPEVYHEELPAVGRILTGPGSYDEGCGIFRFRGRSAAAVRAAVHTAMEVYGLRTERAEGAEPHG
- a CDS encoding class I tRNA ligase family protein, whose translation is MSLLTGETHTPRHYLLVPPEATPNGPLHLGHIGGPFLWSDMIARHLRVRGDLPLVITGSDVYESYVTLKAHAEDSTPGEVAARYGRRIQDDLAAMRIGVDAFIVPDQQPWREQFEQEVADSIERLTARGAVLTRTERVPHCAASDRWVVGGWLQGSCPECGAGIASYFCEECSAHFLPESVVEPRPLLDEGPLTWREISSLFLRLPDRDLLDTTLADLGVADRYRATVARFLERDGLTVRLSAPQTWGVPLPGSEPDVPRALFPYAGIFMFARLAGAVHGRLSGTGVNAFDPDSQVTTITTLGIDNVIPTLVSIVGTSLLHGAMKPYDRCLINNFYRLAGRKFSTSAQHAIWAADIAASPAIGVDTVRYHLAGADLESGAASFETADFLRTANTTLADGLGKRIDAAWSRLPDGPPQAPAPAVADLLESLLAEQSAALDGARVSTRRAVAALDRWCADDAVAHAAEDGAYWWLKGLSLLAFPVMPDLAELLWQRLGGTGEPRARAFLARTPALRDRPAPGFGRVSAADLDACLPGTLRPGADT
- a CDS encoding NAD(P)/FAD-dependent oxidoreductase — its product is MSERITGTGEAPHYDLAVVGAGVVGALTAYYAVRRDPGRRVAVITHAGRGTGATRLSAGFDTPTGHNPAQRALAARSTALFDELAAGLGDAGRAPVDVRWLVARENTAALDATMADGGRTRPVSGEERSLLERTFPGFAHGGDQVLLASGPMTMGRPQWLTDRLLDEVLGRPANTLLEGFRVTRVRRTGGCVELVAADGSRLTAAKAVLAPGPWVLDGPVAAAARARGARVKKVVAFHLMTAPPPGAPALVLEDADAFLLPHHGGGHWILSITSPDWDRGPDEPLAIDPRDREVARALLARHVPGFLPHLLGGRVFSDCFTAGHVPIVDTAGDDDVVMAIGGSGSGYRLAPAMAEDALDLLDRRTRT
- a CDS encoding cupin domain-containing protein produces the protein MTARQVAQFQAEAVGALVPFGPTEEEPDGVTVAEADFARSVFPHVPFEAARFTVPAGGSSSPDQHAVQEIWVVHAGSGTLEVDGERSLVGPGSLVGFASQAVHEIFADQGEELVVYSFWWSAPHE